From uncultured Treponema sp.:
GCGATTTTATTATAACGAACGTTAAAACGCTGGAGATAATTCAAAAGAAGAATGCTTACAATTGAAGGGAAAAGCATACAGAGCGCAATCACAGAACCCTGGTGAAAATCCGGCAAACTTCCAAGCATTGTGTTGTACAAAAGCCCCGCGACAACCGTATACCGGCCGCCGATAGAAGCTGGAATACCAAAATCAGTGAACGCCAAAAAGAAACTCTGCACAACAGAAACCGCAATCGTTCCCAAAAGCGGCTGGATTACCGCAGTAAAAAAACTGCGCAGGCGGCTGTCGCCCATAAGCCGGCACACAACAATATATCGTCTGTCAATATAAGCCATTGTGTTTGTCAAAAGCGTGAATGAAATAGGAAAAGTATAGATAACGTAGCCAAAAATCAATCCTTTGAATCCATAAAAATCAAAGAACTGCTTTCCAATCAATTTTGTAAGAAGTCCGTTTTTTCCAAATGAATAGATTATCGCAAAGCCATAGGTGATTGTAGGAATCAGCATTGGAAAAACTGCAAGAGTGCGCAAAGTCTTTTTTGCCCAGACTGGAATATTTGTAAAATTAACTGTGTACGCAAGGACAAAGGCAAGAATCGTTGTAATAAGCGCACTTAAAAGAGAAACATTCACGCTGTGAGCAAAAGCTGTCCGCAATTTTCCGCCGGCAAAGACAGAAGCCACATTATTAAAACTGAACGCTCCGGAATTTAACGTGAACGCATTCTTAAAAAGCACAATTCCCGGAATGAAAATAAAAATGAAAAAGAAAAGAAGCACAACGTAAAAAGCCGCGCGCATCTGCTTATTTCTTATTTCCTTGAACATATCTTTTATTTTTGTCATTGAAAATTCCTTTTTTGAAGTCCAAAATCCGCCGCACACAAAGTGTTAAAGACTGAAAAGTTTGTAGATGTTGTTCTTCTTAACTTCAAGCTGCTTTAAGATAAAATCGTTCACAAACTGGCTTTTCGGATTCTTGATTATTTCTGAAGGCTCAGCGAACTGCTCGATTTTTCCCTTGTTCAGGATAAGAACTTTGTCGCTGATTGTAAGGGCTTCTTCCGGATCGTGGGTAACAATAATTGTTGTAAGGTGGAATTCTTTTGCGATTGTAACGATTTTTTCCTTTATTGATTCCTTGATTACTCCGTCAAGAGCAGAA
This genomic window contains:
- a CDS encoding ABC transporter permease subunit — encoded protein: MTKIKDMFKEIRNKQMRAAFYVVLLFFFIFIFIPGIVLFKNAFTLNSGAFSFNNVASVFAGGKLRTAFAHSVNVSLLSALITTILAFVLAYTVNFTNIPVWAKKTLRTLAVFPMLIPTITYGFAIIYSFGKNGLLTKLIGKQFFDFYGFKGLIFGYVIYTFPISFTLLTNTMAYIDRRYIVVCRLMGDSRLRSFFTAVIQPLLGTIAVSVVQSFFLAFTDFGIPASIGGRYTVVAGLLYNTMLGSLPDFHQGSVIALCMLFPSIVSILLLNYLQRFNVRYNKIAINDNQPDVLRDILWTFISVVICVLILSSFVVVFVAPFVAEWPYNNTFTLNHFVSVFNDKSLVRVFKNSLVMSFFTAVFGTILVYASALVSARNKGLIHGTKIIEAIAQVSNTIPGMVLGISFLLAFRKTPLHNTLAILVCCNLVHFFATPYLMMKASLDKMNISWETTARILGDNWIKTVARIITPNVMRTHLEIFCYLFINGMVTVSAVVFLAGARTMVITTKVQELQHFAKFNEIFILSLLILAVNLVMKSVKGIVNRKQ